The following is a genomic window from Engraulis encrasicolus isolate BLACKSEA-1 chromosome 13, IST_EnEncr_1.0, whole genome shotgun sequence.
CCTCTTCTAGCAGCCAACCCTGTTGTCACTTGCAGATGTGTATCTATTGACTGGCAAGACAAGTAATATCTGGTAGCAGATCTAACCAACATCATGTGCAGTACAGCACATCAATCTCAGATGTAGGCCTGAAGAGACTTCAGATCAGACAGCATTACAATTGAACCCAACTGCAGCTGGAAGTTGAAATTAGACAGTTGCTACAGCAGTTCATTTGTGATGCTCTGTGATTTAAGCGTTAGCAAAGTGGGGATGGGGAAATGTGTCAGGGGCTGTGCCTTGGGCTTGCCCAACGTTTCAGACAGATCGTGCCTACGCCCATGAACATCCTGTTTGTCACATGCACCATGCACAAAGAGGGCCAGGGGTAACGATGGAGAAACTGAGACAAGGCATTGAGTTAGAGTTCACATTTGCCAAACCAGAGATGTTTATGGCTGATTATACCATTGTTTTTTAATTGTAAATCATcagttatgtacagtatattgtttgAGATGTGGTTACTTGTCTGATGACTCACTATAAGAAGAAAAACTAGCTTACTACTGTCTGGTGTTCTTCACAGTATCACTGTCTGAAAATCAGACAATTAtcaataatggtatataaatatATTTCTGCTGTAACATTCTTGTAGCCTACATTCTATTATGACTTCTGGCAACATAGCGTTGCGCTTTTTAAACTATATTGCTTGTGTTATTTGTAGCTAGGTCCTTCATGCCACTTTCTaatgtttatttttaaacattttattacatacatattatattattattcttTGATATTGGCCATTTGGTTTTGCATCATTGTTGCTGTATCACAGATACAAGCATGACTATGTCTTTGGAAGGCCTGTGAAACAGCTGCTTGTCACTTCAAACCAGACTTGGTTGCAGGAAACCATTATTCTAAATTACACAATAAAGCGACTTGCCGTACAATGTCCTTTTTGTGAACAACAGTCATGCTGTAGGAAGAAGAATTAAAAAAACCCATTGTCTATTCACCCtacacccaccaacccaccacccTTCTTatgctccccccttctctctctctctctccatgcagatTCACTCCTCTCATCATGGCTGGGAACGGCACCAAAATGGACAATGACACCCTGAACCTGTTCACGGACACCACAGCCAGCGCAGTGATCTCCACCATATACATTGTGGTCACCCTGATCAGCCTCCTCAGCAACGGCATGGCCCTGTGGCTTTTGCTCTTCCGCACCTCCCCCAAGACGCCCACCGTTGTCTTCATGATCAACCTCACGCTCTCCGACTTGGTGCTGGGGCTCGTGCTGCCCTTCCAGATCCACTATCTCCTGAACGGCTACAACTGGGTGCTGGGCTCCTGGTCCTGCACGCTGCTCACCACGGTCTTCTACGCCAACATGTACTGCTCCATCCTCACCATGACTGCCATCAGCGTGGACCGCTACCTGGGCATCGTCAAGCCCATGACCTTCCGGGAGATCAGGGAGAAGACCTCGTACGCCGTTGCCCTGTGCGCCCTCATGTGGGTCGTGGTGCTCACCATCCTGCTGCCCCTGGAGCAGGCCGACCTGCTCTATGAGGTTagttagttcagttcagtttagctTATTAGAAACAATgcgcaattaaaacataaatgttgccattgtACCACCAGAGTTAGCTTCAGGCTAATTTATCTGCAAACCCAATCAAGACATGAAAACATGAGTTACATAGTTCTACAGTTGCAGACATGTATGTTATATAGTTAGTAGGACAACGTCATGGCTTATTTGCTACACAGCCTCAACAGGAAATGTACTTACGAAAACGTTTTTGCAAAACTGGCTAAATAGGTACCTAAGAGCACATTTTGAGGAAGGAAATGTCGACCAGatgtgcacattttcaatttattTGTCCAGAAATTATGAATAGCTACTGGCAGCCTTGACCGTGAGCCAGCCATGACCTTAACCACAACCATCTACTGTTATTTAACACCAGGCAGACATATTGTATTTTATCATGTGATCTTAGTCCTCTCTTTAGTACCCCTTGTGGACATGTTCTGCCTAAAAACGTACTCCGAGGTGGGCTTCAGTGGCTTCCGAAAACGTACTAAATTACAATGAGGTTGGGTAGCATAGGGTTTACTTGATAGGGGCAAATGACATGCAAGAACCCAACAGAAATGTCTATTTATCCCTCCCTGCATTCATACATACATGAATAACATGGTCACATTTGGTCTGGTTACCTCCCAACAACCGGTTACCCAGAGAGAGAACCACAGTGATTGGTAAAAACTCATTTAAAAAGGGATAGAAACATAAATATACGATCAATCACTGTGGGTTCTGACATCTGGATAACCAGTTGTTTTGTGACACCTGCCTTTTCCTCTTCCATATAGGTGAAGGAGCTGGAGATCATGACGTGTTTCGATGTGATCCGCATGGACATAATGCCCTCAGTGTACCACTGGGCAGGGCTCTTTGCTGTCatgttcctcttcctcttcctcatccccttcATCGTCACCATCTTCTGTTACATCAGCATCATCTACAAGCTGGTCAAGGGCAGCAACGGCAACGTCACCCACCAGAAGGGCAAAGTGGTGCGGCTGGCCATCATCGTACTGTTTGTCTTTGTAGTCTGCTTCGCTCCCAATAACTTCCTGTTGATCATCCACCCGGTCAGCAAGCTGTTCTTCGACAAGTCCCTCTATATGGCCTACAAGCTGTCGCTCTCGCTGAGCTGCGTCAACAGCTGCCTGGACCCGTTCATCTTCTACTTCGCCTGCAAGGAGTTCCGGCGGAAGCTGCGCAAGATGCTGCGGCTGCCGTCGCTGAGTAGTGTGGATACGCACATGGCCCTCAAAGAGGACCTGTACTCCATGCGCTCCAACCCAGAGGACGAATTCCTCAGCGGCTACGGCCCTGGAACCACCATACTGAGGCTCAACAGCAACGCCTCCAGCCACCTCTCCAAGTAATAAGAACTTGAAGGTTGAGAGGTTGTTCAACGTGGAGCAAAAGAAAGgcgtccttctttctctttctttgtttctctctctctccatctctgtctgtctgcgcgtCTGAACTCCATGCACTCAAACCCAGAGGATGATTTCCTCAGCACCTACGCCCACGAGACCAGACCACCATACAGAGGTTCAACAGCATTGCCATGAGCTCTCCAAATGAGAACTTGCTTGAGGGGTTCCAACCCAGAGGACGACTTCCTCTGCAAAGAGAGCCATACTGAGGTTCAACAGCATTGCCTCCAGACACCTCCCCAAATGAAAAGTTGCTAGAGGGGTTTGTTCGCTCCAACCCCAAGGATGACTGCCTCAGCATGTATGGACGGGAGACCTCCATACTGAGGGTCAACAGCATTGCCTCTTGCTGCCTCTTCAAATAATAAGAACTTGAGGGTTGAGAGTTTGTTAAACGTGGAGCTAAAGAAAGCtacctttctctatctttctttgttgctctctctctatctccatctctgtctacctgtctgtctatatgtctgtctgaaCTCCAAATAGTAATAACTTGCCTGCTTGAGAGACTTGATCATGAATGTGGAGCCAAAGAAagctgcccttctctctctctctctctctctctctctctctctctctctctctctctctctctctctctctctctctctgtctctctctctctctagagtcaGGCTATGGAGCaag
Proteins encoded in this region:
- the p2ry8 gene encoding P2Y purinoceptor 8 — translated: MAGNGTKMDNDTLNLFTDTTASAVISTIYIVVTLISLLSNGMALWLLLFRTSPKTPTVVFMINLTLSDLVLGLVLPFQIHYLLNGYNWVLGSWSCTLLTTVFYANMYCSILTMTAISVDRYLGIVKPMTFREIREKTSYAVALCALMWVVVLTILLPLEQADLLYEVKELEIMTCFDVIRMDIMPSVYHWAGLFAVMFLFLFLIPFIVTIFCYISIIYKLVKGSNGNVTHQKGKVVRLAIIVLFVFVVCFAPNNFLLIIHPVSKLFFDKSLYMAYKLSLSLSCVNSCLDPFIFYFACKEFRRKLRKMLRLPSLSSVDTHMALKEDLYSMRSNPEDEFLSGYGPGTTILRLNSNASSHLSK